The DNA window GCATTGGACCCGTGCTGAGGTCCATGATCGCATCTGCACCATATTCCACGGCCGCCATTGCCTTTTCAACTTCAAGGTCAACGTCCTCCATCTTTGAGGATGAACCGATATTTGCATTTATCTTTGTTGAAAGGCCATCCCCTATGCCGCATGGTGATGAACTTCTATTAACATTGGATGGTATGACAGCCCTGCCATCTGCAATGCTTTTTATGAGAATCTGAATATCGATGTTCTCCTTTCGGGCTACCTCCTCCATTTCGGGGGTTATATTGCCCTTTCTTGCATCTTCCATCTGAGTCACTTTGATCCCTCAATCTTAATATATGGACATCAATAAAAATAATTTCATGATGAGAAAGCTCCGTGCAAGAGACATAATGCTGCGTGATATTATTGTGGCTAATCCAGAAGACCTTGTGGCAGCTGCAAACCTCAAGATGGTCCGTGCGAATGTGGGTGGCGTCCCTGTTGTGGAGGACGGCAGGCTTGTTGGTCTCATAACCCACAGGGATATTCTGCTTGCCGGTGGTGAGGCCCTGAAACTGCGGGTGAAGGATATCATGAGCAAGGATCTTGTTGTTGT is part of the Methanothermobacter sp. K4 genome and encodes:
- a CDS encoding CBS domain-containing protein, which encodes MMRKLRARDIMLRDIIVANPEDLVAAANLKMVRANVGGVPVVEDGRLVGLITHRDILLAGGEALKLRVKDIMSKDLVVVYEDTPISRISRIMADTGYQRLPVVKDDMLVGLITQSCIIKAVADHL